A genomic region of Ignavibacteria bacterium contains the following coding sequences:
- a CDS encoding OmpH family outer membrane protein has translation MKKLIILSALFFALPIFAQVKIGYINSEAIMKELPEAQDAQRKLDNLVQEWQAELRKLESEWKQKYDAYDRDKLIMSDQTRAEKEKELVDLENRIMQYREQKFGQNGELFQKQEEFMKPIQNKIFNALEKIAKEEGYDFVFDKSGEILLLYANEKYDLTNKVLQALK, from the coding sequence ATGAAAAAGCTAATCATTCTCTCCGCATTATTTTTTGCTCTTCCAATTTTTGCTCAGGTAAAAATTGGTTATATAAATTCTGAAGCAATTATGAAAGAACTTCCCGAAGCTCAGGATGCTCAACGAAAACTTGATAATCTGGTTCAAGAATGGCAAGCAGAACTCAGAAAACTTGAATCGGAATGGAAACAAAAATATGATGCTTACGATCGTGATAAATTAATTATGAGTGATCAAACAAGAGCCGAAAAAGAAAAAGAACTTGTTGATCTTGAAAATAGAATTATGCAATACCGCGAGCAAAAATTTGGACAAAATGGCGAGCTCTTCCAGAAGCAGGAAGAATTTATGAAACCAATTCAAAACAAAATTTTCAATGCTCTTGAAAAAATAGCTAAAGAAGAAGGATATGATTTTGTTTTCGATAAGAGCGGTGAAATCCTTCTCCTTTATGCAAATGAAAAATATGATTTAACCAACAAGGTCTTACAAGCATTAAAATAA
- a CDS encoding ATP-grasp domain-containing protein, translating to MKQEGFDTPSAKYPFLKKFNYNSEINQDTFAEWDTEETINAVRDALALYHNVTLVEADNDAFETFRELNPDIVFNIAEGFNGISREAQIPAMLEFLNIPYTGSDPVTLGICLDKSRTKEILSFYKIPTPQFVLIDKDDDYSSIDFPLPAIVKPVAEGSSKGIYNSSVVRTKEELLREIQKIHQIYNQSALVEKFLEGREFTVAILGNGKDAKVLPIIEMKFEELPEGVLPIYSYEAKWIFDTREDPLDIYECPANIDERLRTQIEKIALATYRVLRCRDWSRIDIRLDENDVPNVLEINPLPGILPDPKDNSCYPKAARAAGMTYEEMINAVLNEARKRYGI from the coding sequence ATTAAGCAGGAAGGTTTTGACACTCCATCGGCTAAGTATCCTTTTCTCAAAAAATTCAATTACAATTCTGAGATCAATCAAGATACTTTTGCAGAATGGGACACTGAAGAAACAATTAATGCCGTCAGAGATGCACTCGCATTATATCACAATGTAACTTTAGTTGAAGCTGATAATGATGCATTCGAAACATTCCGTGAGTTAAATCCCGATATCGTGTTCAATATTGCAGAAGGTTTTAATGGAATTAGTCGTGAAGCCCAGATTCCTGCCATGCTTGAATTCTTAAATATTCCATACACTGGTTCAGATCCTGTCACACTTGGAATTTGTTTAGATAAATCTCGAACAAAAGAAATACTTTCGTTTTATAAGATTCCAACCCCTCAATTTGTTTTGATCGATAAAGATGATGATTATAGTTCAATTGATTTTCCTTTGCCTGCTATCGTAAAACCGGTTGCAGAAGGTTCGAGCAAAGGAATATATAATTCATCGGTTGTGAGAACAAAAGAAGAATTATTAAGAGAAATTCAAAAAATACATCAGATTTATAATCAATCTGCACTGGTCGAAAAATTTCTGGAAGGAAGAGAATTTACCGTTGCAATTCTTGGAAATGGAAAAGATGCAAAAGTTTTGCCAATTATTGAGATGAAATTTGAAGAATTGCCGGAAGGAGTTTTGCCAATTTATTCTTATGAAGCGAAATGGATTTTCGATACAAGAGAAGATCCTCTTGATATTTATGAATGTCCAGCCAATATAGATGAAAGATTAAGAACTCAGATTGAAAAAATTGCGCTTGCAACATATCGAGTTTTGCGATGCCGAGATTGGTCAAGAATTGATATCAGACTTGATGAAAATGATGTTCCAAATGTACTTGAGATAAATCCTTTACCGGGAATTTTGCCCGATCCAAAAGATAATTCCTGTTATCCAAAAGCTGCAAGAGCAGCTGGAATGACTTACGAGGAAATGATAAATGCAGTTTTGAATGAAGCAAGAAAAAGATATGGAATATGA
- the bamA gene encoding outer membrane protein assembly factor BamA, producing MLFYSGKQNKIHLLILFVLICLLFNQTFAQQVLPTYKILGISVEGNVTADPTVIIASSGLKIGDVIQVPGDATINAIKRILALNIFSDVQLIKERQIGDGIYILIKVQEFPRLEDFVFVGNDEISEKDLKKEVTLIKGQTLKPQDISKLKRNILRLYEEKGMLNAEISASLLEFSKVDTTKKKLLIHWINKYDPEDTYTTEISLSDKPDAETIKRIQNRVLLKIKIDEGNVVLVKKINFYGNKNFSKSKLLSQFDEIVEKRWWRFWKKEKFDKKNFEKDKEALVKFYKKNGYKDITILKDSIYTDESKKNLYIDIYLYEGPQYKVRNIQWIGNTVFSTDVLNKRLGFEKGDIFDYEKFERNLRQNEQQTDVSSLYFDNGYLGFSLKTEEVKVAEDSLDIIIKIAERNQFKIGQVEIKGNDKTMDKVIRRELFTRPGDYFNRALLLRSLQQLANLQYFNPEKLYQEGLDYFPSNDSTVDITYKVEEKSSDYLNASVGYSGSWGFSGAVGITLTNFSLAHPFTLGGGQVLNFNWQFGIGNYYRTFQLGFTEPWFMDTPTSIGFDVFDTRQIYIYELRQYGGSVRVGRRLSWPDDYFMVNGSFRYYMNDVKGGGGYYREGMYKQYSLTFGIGRKDIDNPIFPSTGSNLGIDFDLSGGPFLPGDVDYLKADINLEVYRRLFGTNKVTLFLGNYYGFIYELVPNTPIQPFEYYYMGGSGLIIATEPLRGYDDRSIGPKNVNGNVIGGKIFSRNTFELRFAVTLQPMPLYVLAFAEAGNVWRDMKDVNIFDLKRSVGFGARVLINPIGMIGFDFGYGFDRKSVSGYDPQWIFHFQFGRGM from the coding sequence ATGCTCTTCTACTCAGGCAAACAAAATAAAATTCATCTTTTGATTCTTTTCGTTCTAATTTGTCTATTATTCAATCAGACATTCGCTCAACAAGTTTTGCCTACCTACAAAATTCTTGGAATTTCGGTCGAGGGGAATGTAACTGCCGATCCGACTGTTATCATAGCATCGAGCGGACTTAAAATTGGTGATGTAATTCAAGTCCCTGGTGATGCAACAATAAATGCAATAAAAAGAATCCTTGCTCTGAATATTTTCTCCGATGTTCAACTCATTAAAGAAAGACAAATTGGTGATGGAATTTATATCCTCATCAAAGTACAGGAATTTCCAAGGCTTGAAGATTTCGTTTTTGTTGGCAATGATGAGATAAGTGAGAAAGATCTAAAGAAAGAAGTCACATTAATAAAAGGACAAACATTAAAACCACAGGATATCAGTAAACTTAAAAGAAATATTCTTCGTCTTTACGAAGAAAAGGGAATGTTGAATGCTGAAATTTCTGCATCACTTCTTGAATTTTCGAAAGTTGATACAACTAAGAAGAAACTTTTGATTCACTGGATAAACAAGTATGATCCCGAAGATACATACACAACAGAAATTAGTCTGAGCGATAAACCTGATGCAGAAACTATCAAAAGAATTCAAAATCGAGTTTTATTAAAAATTAAAATCGACGAAGGGAATGTTGTTCTTGTAAAGAAAATTAATTTCTACGGCAATAAGAATTTCTCTAAAAGTAAATTGTTAAGCCAATTTGATGAGATTGTTGAAAAAAGATGGTGGCGTTTCTGGAAAAAAGAAAAGTTCGATAAAAAGAATTTCGAAAAAGACAAAGAAGCTTTAGTCAAATTTTATAAAAAGAACGGCTATAAAGATATAACGATATTAAAAGATTCTATTTATACAGACGAAAGCAAAAAAAATCTTTACATTGATATTTATCTTTATGAAGGCCCCCAGTACAAAGTCAGAAATATACAATGGATTGGAAATACCGTTTTTTCAACCGATGTATTGAACAAAAGACTTGGATTCGAAAAAGGTGATATTTTCGATTATGAAAAATTTGAAAGAAATCTGAGACAGAATGAACAACAAACCGATGTTTCTTCGCTTTATTTTGATAATGGCTATCTTGGATTTTCTCTTAAAACTGAAGAAGTAAAAGTTGCAGAAGATTCACTCGATATCATTATCAAAATCGCAGAAAGAAATCAGTTTAAAATTGGTCAGGTAGAAATTAAAGGTAACGATAAAACGATGGATAAAGTGATTCGTCGTGAATTGTTTACTAGACCTGGTGATTATTTCAATCGTGCTTTGCTTTTGAGAAGTTTGCAGCAACTCGCAAATCTCCAGTATTTTAATCCAGAAAAACTTTATCAAGAAGGACTTGATTATTTCCCTTCGAACGATTCAACAGTCGATATAACTTATAAAGTTGAAGAAAAATCCAGTGATTACTTAAATGCTTCGGTAGGTTACAGCGGGAGCTGGGGTTTTAGCGGTGCGGTCGGAATCACATTAACAAACTTTTCGCTTGCTCATCCTTTTACGCTCGGCGGCGGTCAAGTTCTAAACTTTAACTGGCAATTTGGGATTGGAAATTACTACAGAACCTTTCAGCTCGGTTTCACTGAGCCTTGGTTTATGGATACACCTACTTCAATTGGATTCGATGTTTTCGATACAAGACAAATTTATATTTATGAGCTCAGACAATACGGTGGGAGCGTTAGAGTTGGAAGAAGACTTTCCTGGCCCGATGATTATTTTATGGTTAATGGAAGTTTTAGATATTATATGAACGATGTTAAAGGCGGCGGTGGTTATTACCGCGAAGGAATGTATAAACAATATTCATTGACTTTTGGAATTGGAAGAAAAGATATTGATAACCCAATCTTCCCAAGCACAGGAAGTAATCTCGGAATTGATTTTGATTTATCCGGTGGTCCATTTCTTCCTGGCGATGTAGATTATTTGAAAGCTGATATTAACCTAGAAGTTTATAGGAGATTATTTGGTACAAATAAAGTTACTCTCTTTTTAGGAAATTATTACGGCTTTATCTACGAACTTGTGCCAAATACTCCAATTCAACCTTTTGAATATTATTATATGGGTGGGAGCGGTTTAATTATTGCAACTGAACCTTTGCGAGGTTACGATGACCGTTCAATTGGACCCAAAAATGTTAATGGAAATGTAATTGGCGGTAAAATATTTTCGAGAAATACTTTTGAATTAAGATTTGCTGTAACTCTTCAACCTATGCCTCTCTATGTTCTTGCTTTTGCAGAGGCTGGAAATGTCTGGAGAGATATGAAAGATGTTAATATATTTGATTTAAAGAGGAGTGTCGGATTCGGTGCGCGTGTGTTAATAAATCCAATTGGAATGATAGGCTTTGATTTCGGTTATGGATTTGATAGAAAATCAGTAAGTGGTTACGATCCGCAATGGATCTTCCACTTCCAATTTGGTAGAGGAATGTAA
- a CDS encoding bifunctional UDP-3-O-[3-hydroxymyristoyl] N-acetylglucosamine deacetylase/3-hydroxyacyl-ACP dehydratase codes for MVEQQRTIAKPVTVSGIGIHTGTECTMTFKPAPENYGIRFIRVDLGGNPEIPAIVENVVDVSRGTTIAVGEAKVHTVEHVLAAVYGLKIDNLKIELDGIEPPIGDGSAKLYVDALLEAGIVEQEAPKDYLVIDQTVMYHDEERGIDIVALPLDDFRITIMIDYNNPALGSQHSSLFSLEKEFITEYSTARTFCFLSEVEQLVNQNLIKGGDIDNAVVIVDRKLDEKELNNLAQKLNIKHPLFIGENGILNNETLRFKNEPARHKVLDLIGDLALIGVPLKAQILAARPGHRANVEFARMIRKLYQQKKLEKKYQFIKKEGVVFDANAILRILPHRYPFVLVDKIVDLKMGERVVGIKNVTINEPYFQGHFPGQMVMPGVLIIEALAQTSGILLLNSIPDFENSLVYFMAINNAKFRKPVVPGDQLVLEVELVNSRSKTFTMKGRAIVDGNLAAEAEFMAAVVPKEESQKSQK; via the coding sequence ATGGTTGAACAACAGCGTACCATTGCAAAACCAGTTACAGTTTCAGGGATTGGTATTCATACTGGTACAGAATGTACAATGACATTTAAACCTGCACCAGAAAATTATGGAATTAGATTTATTCGCGTAGATCTTGGTGGTAATCCAGAAATTCCTGCAATCGTTGAAAATGTTGTTGATGTTTCAAGAGGAACCACAATCGCTGTTGGGGAAGCGAAGGTTCATACCGTTGAACATGTTCTTGCTGCAGTTTATGGATTGAAAATTGACAACTTAAAAATTGAACTTGATGGAATTGAACCGCCAATTGGTGATGGAAGTGCAAAACTTTATGTTGACGCACTTCTTGAAGCTGGTATTGTGGAACAGGAAGCGCCTAAAGATTATTTAGTAATTGATCAAACAGTTATGTATCACGACGAAGAAAGAGGAATTGATATAGTTGCACTTCCTCTTGATGACTTTAGAATTACAATAATGATTGATTACAACAATCCTGCTCTCGGAAGTCAGCATTCAAGTTTATTTAGCCTTGAAAAAGAATTTATTACAGAGTATTCCACTGCAAGAACATTTTGCTTTTTAAGCGAAGTTGAACAACTCGTTAATCAAAATTTAATAAAAGGCGGAGATATTGATAACGCTGTTGTAATTGTTGACAGAAAACTTGATGAAAAAGAATTAAACAATTTAGCTCAAAAGTTAAATATCAAACATCCTTTGTTCATTGGTGAAAATGGAATTCTAAATAACGAGACTCTCCGATTCAAAAATGAACCTGCGCGTCACAAAGTTTTAGATTTGATTGGTGATCTTGCATTAATTGGTGTCCCGCTTAAAGCACAAATTTTAGCAGCTCGCCCTGGTCATAGAGCAAATGTTGAATTTGCTCGAATGATTAGAAAACTTTATCAGCAGAAAAAACTTGAGAAGAAATATCAATTTATTAAAAAGGAAGGCGTTGTATTTGATGCAAATGCAATTCTCAGAATCCTTCCCCATCGTTATCCTTTTGTGCTTGTCGATAAGATCGTTGATTTGAAAATGGGAGAAAGAGTCGTTGGTATTAAAAATGTAACTATCAACGAACCATATTTTCAGGGACATTTCCCGGGACAAATGGTTATGCCCGGCGTCTTGATTATTGAAGCTCTTGCCCAAACAAGTGGAATTTTGCTCCTTAATTCTATCCCTGATTTTGAAAATAGTTTAGTTTACTTTATGGCTATTAACAATGCAAAATTTAGAAAACCAGTTGTTCCAGGTGATCAGTTAGTTTTAGAAGTTGAACTTGTAAATTCAAGAAGCAAAACATTCACAATGAAGGGAAGAGCCATCGTTGATGGAAATCTTGCCGCCGAAGCTGAATTTATGGCTGCAGTTGTTCCAAAAGAAGAAAGTCAAAAATCACAGAAATAA
- a CDS encoding class I fructose-bisphosphate aldolase translates to MTIDEIVKLLGNEADYLLKHECKTVPKDMLHLPGPDFVDRIFVPSDRNPQVLRNLQLLFNTGRLAGTGYLSILPVDQGIEHSAGASFAPNPIYFDPENIVKLAIEGGCNAVASTLGVLGSVARKYAHKIPFILKINHNEFLSYPNTYDQILFASVKQAFDLGAVAIGATIYFGSAESKRQIQEISQAFQYAHELGMVTILWCYLRNSAFKVGDKDYHVAADLTGQANHLGATIEADIIKQKLPETNGGYNALKFGKTHKKVYEQLTSDHPIDLTRYQVVNNYMGRIGLINSGGPSGENDFAEAVRTAVINKRAGGMGLISGRKAFQKPMNEGVKLLNAIQDVYLCKDVTVA, encoded by the coding sequence ATGACAATAGATGAAATTGTAAAACTTTTAGGCAATGAAGCAGATTATCTTCTAAAGCATGAATGCAAAACCGTTCCAAAAGATATGCTTCATCTTCCTGGACCTGATTTTGTTGACAGAATTTTTGTTCCTTCCGATAGAAATCCTCAGGTTCTAAGAAATCTTCAGCTTTTATTTAATACTGGCAGACTTGCAGGAACTGGTTACCTCTCAATTCTTCCAGTAGATCAGGGAATTGAACACTCTGCTGGCGCATCATTTGCCCCAAATCCAATTTACTTTGATCCTGAAAACATTGTAAAGCTCGCTATTGAAGGCGGGTGCAATGCTGTTGCATCAACTCTTGGCGTATTAGGATCAGTTGCAAGAAAATATGCTCATAAAATTCCTTTCATACTTAAAATAAATCACAACGAATTTTTGAGTTATCCAAATACTTACGACCAAATTTTATTCGCATCAGTTAAACAAGCTTTTGATCTCGGTGCTGTTGCAATTGGTGCGACAATTTATTTTGGTTCTGCTGAATCAAAGAGACAAATTCAGGAAATTTCACAAGCATTCCAGTATGCTCACGAACTTGGAATGGTTACAATTCTCTGGTGTTATTTGAGAAATTCTGCTTTCAAAGTTGGTGACAAAGATTATCATGTTGCAGCCGATTTAACCGGACAGGCAAATCATTTAGGTGCAACAATCGAAGCAGATATTATCAAACAAAAACTTCCAGAAACAAACGGCGGATATAACGCTCTAAAATTCGGGAAGACACACAAGAAAGTTTATGAGCAGTTAACAAGTGATCATCCAATTGATTTAACAAGATATCAAGTTGTAAATAACTATATGGGCCGAATTGGATTAATAAATTCTGGTGGTCCTTCTGGAGAGAATGATTTTGCTGAAGCCGTAAGAACTGCTGTCATTAACAAGCGAGCTGGTGGAATGGGATTGATTTCTGGCAGAAAAGCATTCCAGAAACCGATGAATGAAGGTGTGAAATTGCTGAACGCAATTCAAGATGTTTATCTCTGCAAAGATGTAACTGTTGCATAA
- a CDS encoding isoprenyl transferase, producing the protein MVQSTEDQKLQEKLKNRGNLPRHIAIIMDGNGRWAKKRGLPRVAGHSEGVKSVRDVVEACAELGIEYLTLYAFSTENWRRPKEEVSTLMKLLLKTLKTETDELHKNNIRLRMIGDFESLPEAVQKQLKEAIKKTEKNTRLNLILALSYSGRWDILQATKKIADDISHKKIKKSEIDENTFKKYLSTAEFPEPDLLIRTSGEMRVSNFLLWEIAYTELYVTETLWPDFRRKELYKAIEDYQKRERKFGLVSEQIKGYGKNALLLRQTK; encoded by the coding sequence ATAGTGCAATCAACTGAGGATCAAAAACTTCAAGAAAAGCTTAAAAATCGGGGAAATTTGCCAAGACATATCGCCATTATCATGGATGGTAATGGCAGATGGGCTAAAAAAAGAGGATTACCTCGAGTCGCAGGCCATTCTGAAGGTGTTAAATCTGTCCGTGATGTAGTCGAAGCCTGTGCTGAACTTGGAATTGAATATTTAACACTCTACGCTTTTTCCACTGAAAACTGGAGAAGGCCCAAAGAAGAAGTTTCAACATTAATGAAATTATTACTAAAAACTTTAAAGACAGAAACCGATGAACTTCATAAGAATAATATTCGATTAAGAATGATCGGAGATTTTGAAAGTTTACCTGAAGCTGTCCAGAAGCAATTGAAAGAGGCTATCAAAAAGACAGAGAAAAATACAAGATTAAATTTAATTTTAGCTTTGAGTTACTCAGGAAGATGGGATATACTTCAAGCCACAAAAAAAATTGCTGACGATATATCACATAAAAAAATTAAAAAATCTGAAATCGATGAAAATACTTTCAAAAAATATCTTTCAACCGCAGAATTCCCCGAACCAGATTTGTTAATCAGAACAAGCGGAGAGATGAGAGTAAGCAATTTTCTATTATGGGAAATTGCGTACACCGAACTATATGTAACAGAAACTCTCTGGCCAGATTTTAGGAGAAAAGAACTTTATAAAGCGATTGAAGATTATCAGAAAAGAGAAAGAAAATTCGGTTTAGTCAGTGAACAGATAAAAGGATATGGAAAAAATGCTCTTCTACTCAGGCAAACAAAATAA
- a CDS encoding OmpH family outer membrane protein, which translates to MLPLILLVSNLLFAQQPAVKIGVVDSEIILSQLPEYKKAQDQLNEIVKKWQAELDSLSIEYQERIDNYRKQEALMSDEVKLKEQQEIMKLEQEIYNFRQRRFGQQGDFAQKQEELLTPIKQNIIKAIEKVAKEEKVTIVFDKAGDVVVLYSDPSYDLTFKVLDQLRRGKVK; encoded by the coding sequence ATTTTACCTTTGATTTTGCTTGTATCAAATTTATTATTTGCACAACAACCAGCAGTTAAAATTGGTGTTGTAGATTCAGAAATAATTTTGAGTCAGCTCCCTGAATACAAAAAAGCCCAAGATCAATTAAATGAAATCGTTAAAAAATGGCAGGCCGAACTTGATAGTCTCTCAATCGAATATCAAGAACGCATTGATAATTATCGTAAACAAGAAGCTCTGATGAGTGATGAAGTTAAGCTGAAAGAACAACAAGAGATAATGAAACTCGAACAGGAAATTTATAATTTCCGTCAAAGAAGATTTGGACAACAGGGTGACTTTGCTCAGAAGCAAGAAGAATTACTTACACCAATAAAACAAAACATCATCAAAGCAATTGAGAAAGTTGCTAAAGAAGAAAAAGTTACAATTGTTTTCGATAAAGCTGGTGATGTTGTGGTTTTGTATTCAGATCCGTCTTATGATTTAACATTTAAAGTTTTAGATCAATTAAGACGCGGGAAAGTCAAATAA
- the lpxA gene encoding acyl-ACP--UDP-N-acetylglucosamine O-acyltransferase, with protein sequence MPEIHPTSIVSSEAQIADDVVIGPFCIVEGDVKIDSGTKLLSHVVVYNGARIGKNNKIFPGAVIAAVPQDLKFNNEYTEVFIGDNNTIREAVTISRATSATKKTIVGNNCLLMAYVHIAHDCVVGNNCILANSVELAGHVHVEDYVIIGGLTGVHQFTSIGQHAMIGACSKIVKDIPPYTLFSGNPIHYEGLNIIGLKRRGFSVDAITSLKEAYNILYSPFFNTTQAVEKIRNEIKQTSEVKNLLDFIEKSRRGISK encoded by the coding sequence ATGCCTGAAATTCATCCTACCTCAATTGTATCAAGCGAAGCACAGATCGCAGATGATGTTGTAATTGGTCCCTTCTGTATTGTTGAAGGAGATGTAAAAATTGACAGCGGAACAAAATTATTAAGTCATGTTGTCGTTTATAATGGTGCAAGAATCGGAAAGAACAATAAAATTTTTCCGGGCGCTGTAATTGCTGCTGTCCCCCAAGATTTAAAATTTAATAATGAATATACAGAAGTCTTTATCGGTGATAATAATACAATTAGAGAAGCCGTTACGATAAGTCGGGCAACTTCGGCAACAAAAAAAACAATTGTTGGAAATAATTGCCTTTTGATGGCTTATGTTCACATTGCTCATGATTGTGTGGTTGGTAATAATTGTATTCTTGCTAATTCGGTTGAGCTTGCTGGTCATGTGCATGTTGAAGATTATGTTATCATTGGCGGTCTGACGGGTGTTCATCAATTTACAAGTATCGGGCAGCATGCGATGATTGGTGCTTGTTCAAAAATTGTGAAAGACATTCCTCCTTACACTTTATTCAGCGGCAATCCGATACATTACGAAGGATTAAACATCATTGGATTGAAGCGGCGTGGATTTTCAGTTGATGCAATCACCTCACTCAAGGAAGCTTATAATATTCTTTACAGTCCATTCTTTAATACTACTCAAGCTGTTGAAAAAATCAGGAATGAAATTAAACAGACAAGCGAAGTAAAAAATCTTTTGGACTTTATTGAAAAAAGTCGTCGCGGAATTAGTAAATGA
- the panB gene encoding 3-methyl-2-oxobutanoate hydroxymethyltransferase gives MSSTSEIKKVTTRRIQEMKDNGEKITALTAYDFLIARLCDRAGIDIILVGDSLGNVFQGHLTTLPVTLDDMIYHTKAVQRGVKRAMIVVDMPFMSYQTNIEEAFRNAGRIMKETDAGAVKIEGGEIFAETVAKLTANGIPVMGHIGLTPQSIHRFGGYQPRGREKEEAQQLIRDAKALEEAGAFAIVIEKVPAKLAKRITQSVKIPTIGIGAGKFVDGQILVVYDMLGLTEEFNPRFVRKYAHLSETIFDAFKHYIEDVRSGNFPNEKESY, from the coding sequence ATGAGCTCGACATCAGAAATTAAGAAAGTTACCACGAGAAGAATTCAGGAGATGAAAGATAACGGCGAAAAAATAACTGCACTTACAGCATATGATTTTTTAATTGCTCGCCTCTGTGATCGTGCTGGGATTGATATTATTCTTGTGGGCGATTCGCTTGGAAATGTTTTTCAAGGACATTTGACAACATTGCCAGTCACTCTCGACGATATGATTTATCATACAAAAGCTGTCCAACGTGGTGTCAAAAGAGCAATGATTGTTGTTGATATGCCCTTTATGTCTTACCAGACAAACATCGAAGAAGCATTTAGAAATGCTGGAAGAATTATGAAAGAAACTGATGCAGGTGCAGTGAAAATTGAAGGTGGTGAAATTTTTGCGGAAACAGTTGCAAAGCTTACTGCAAATGGAATTCCAGTAATGGGGCACATTGGATTAACACCACAATCGATTCATCGTTTCGGTGGTTATCAGCCAAGAGGAAGAGAAAAAGAAGAAGCTCAGCAATTAATTCGTGATGCTAAAGCGCTTGAAGAGGCAGGTGCTTTTGCTATTGTAATTGAAAAAGTACCAGCAAAACTTGCAAAGAGAATTACTCAATCCGTTAAAATTCCAACAATCGGAATCGGCGCAGGAAAATTTGTTGATGGACAGATACTCGTTGTGTATGATATGCTTGGTTTGACAGAAGAATTTAATCCTCGATTTGTTAGAAAGTATGCTCATCTCTCTGAAACTATCTTCGATGCATTTAAACATTATATCGAAGATGTTCGAAGCGGCAATTTCCCAAACGAGAAAGAAAGTTATTAA
- the lpxD gene encoding UDP-3-O-(3-hydroxymyristoyl)glucosamine N-acyltransferase: MNITVEEIAELVNGEVVGNKNKVIKNVAKIEEAGEDDLTFLYQDKYEKFLNPASSFAILVKKDFTKNFPALTLIKVADPYLSFIKVIEKYFLPEVELPPLFDKKPEEVSFTFGKNFRCGENVSIGKNCRIGDNVTIYSNVSILNDVEIGNDTIIYPNVTIRERCKVGNRNIIHAGVVIGSDGFGYYKKPDKTYKKIPQIGIVVLEDDVEVGANTCIDRATIGETRIKKGTKIDNLVQIAHNVVIGENCAVSGQTGFAGSTKVGNNVIIAGQVGFADHIEVEDDVVVMAQSGVSHSLKKGKVYFGYPAMEVREAFKLNALIRNLPELSEKLFKLNKRIDELEQRLKESK; this comes from the coding sequence ATGAATATCACAGTAGAAGAGATTGCCGAGCTTGTTAATGGTGAAGTTGTCGGTAATAAAAATAAAGTGATTAAAAATGTTGCAAAGATCGAAGAAGCAGGTGAAGACGATCTTACATTTTTATATCAAGATAAATACGAAAAATTTTTAAATCCTGCTTCTTCTTTTGCAATACTTGTAAAAAAAGACTTCACCAAAAATTTCCCCGCATTAACTTTAATTAAAGTTGCTGACCCTTATCTTTCTTTCATCAAAGTAATTGAGAAGTATTTTCTACCAGAAGTAGAATTACCTCCGTTATTTGATAAAAAACCCGAAGAGGTTAGCTTTACTTTTGGAAAAAATTTTAGATGCGGAGAGAATGTTTCTATTGGAAAGAATTGTAGAATTGGTGATAATGTAACTATTTATTCAAATGTGTCTATTTTGAATGATGTTGAAATTGGTAATGATACAATCATCTATCCAAATGTAACAATTCGTGAAAGATGCAAAGTTGGCAACAGAAATATTATTCATGCAGGGGTTGTAATTGGCAGTGATGGTTTTGGTTATTACAAAAAACCTGATAAGACATACAAGAAAATTCCACAGATTGGAATTGTAGTTCTTGAAGATGATGTAGAAGTCGGAGCAAATACTTGCATTGATCGAGCAACAATAGGCGAGACAAGAATCAAAAAAGGAACAAAGATCGATAACCTTGTTCAAATTGCTCACAATGTAGTTATTGGTGAAAATTGTGCCGTCTCTGGTCAGACTGGATTTGCCGGAAGCACAAAAGTTGGTAACAATGTAATCATTGCTGGTCAGGTAGGTTTTGCTGATCATATTGAAGTTGAAGATGATGTAGTTGTAATGGCTCAATCGGGAGTATCTCACAGCTTAAAAAAAGGGAAAGTTTATTTTGGATATCCAGCTATGGAAGTTAGAGAAGCATTTAAATTAAATGCTTTGATTAGAAATCTTCCAGAGCTGAGCGAAAAATTATTTAAATTGAACAAACGTATCGATGAACTTGAACAAAGACTAAAAGAGAGTAAATAG